One Actinosynnema pretiosum DNA segment encodes these proteins:
- a CDS encoding PspC domain-containing protein: MSGNVGAAGVEETLKDFWASRPRRPQGGRKVAGVAAGIAERYRLDPVIVRVALVALALCDGAGVLVYLAGWLLLAQVGDEVSPLEALVGRGRSSTPTPVTVLLGLAVLPTSGLLFNGGFALVSGLALALGSVYLLHSSRGAENRPVPTAPVRRDLGAARAAGSDQEVGVDERGTAEPVRPPAWDPLGAAPFAWDLPEPGAGRATAVAERPEAAVPRGRRRSRVGPLTFGAMMVVLAGSIVAAEHDPWFTPPHVLGLLVGVLGLGMLVGAVTGGGGKGLMWLAVPLSAVGVLASAAGFQDFRDFDGPAGSITAAPVSAGELEPSYEFGAGEVTLDLVGLPEGETARTTVRLGAGTIRVKVPRNADVVATCHTNVGVVTCLDQERQGRQQTVTVDENGPDGPGGLRVELDLRTSLGEVAVTRG; this comes from the coding sequence GTGAGCGGGAACGTGGGCGCGGCGGGTGTCGAGGAGACGCTGAAGGACTTCTGGGCCAGCAGGCCCAGGCGGCCCCAGGGCGGGCGGAAGGTCGCCGGGGTCGCCGCGGGCATCGCGGAGCGGTACCGGCTGGACCCGGTGATCGTCCGGGTCGCCCTCGTGGCGCTGGCGCTGTGCGACGGCGCGGGAGTGCTGGTCTACCTGGCCGGGTGGCTGCTGCTGGCGCAGGTGGGCGACGAGGTGTCGCCGCTGGAGGCGCTGGTCGGCCGGGGCCGCAGCTCGACGCCGACCCCGGTGACGGTGCTGCTGGGGCTGGCGGTGCTGCCCACGTCGGGGCTGCTGTTCAACGGCGGCTTCGCGCTGGTGTCGGGCCTGGCGCTGGCGCTGGGCTCGGTCTACCTGCTGCACAGCTCACGGGGCGCGGAGAACCGCCCGGTGCCGACGGCGCCGGTTCGCAGGGACTTGGGGGCCGCGCGAGCGGCGGGCAGTGACCAGGAGGTGGGTGTGGACGAGCGGGGAACGGCGGAACCGGTCAGGCCGCCCGCGTGGGACCCGCTGGGGGCGGCTCCTTTCGCGTGGGACCTGCCGGAGCCGGGGGCGGGGCGGGCGACCGCCGTGGCGGAGCGGCCCGAGGCGGCGGTCCCGCGCGGGCGCAGGCGTTCGCGGGTGGGGCCGCTGACGTTCGGCGCGATGATGGTGGTGCTGGCCGGGTCGATCGTGGCGGCCGAGCACGACCCGTGGTTCACCCCGCCGCACGTGCTGGGCCTGCTGGTGGGCGTGCTGGGGCTGGGGATGCTCGTCGGCGCGGTGACCGGGGGCGGCGGCAAGGGGCTGATGTGGCTGGCGGTGCCGCTGAGCGCGGTGGGCGTGCTCGCGTCGGCCGCGGGCTTCCAGGACTTCCGCGACTTCGACGGCCCGGCCGGGTCGATCACGGCGGCGCCGGTGTCGGCGGGCGAGCTGGAGCCGAGCTACGAGTTCGGCGCGGGCGAGGTGACCCTGGACCTGGTGGGCCTGCCCGAGGGCGAGACGGCGCGCACGACCGTGCGGCTGGGGGCGGGCACCATCAGGGTGAAGGTGCCCAGGAACGCGGACGTGGTGGCGACCTGCCACACCAACGTGGGCGTCGTGACGTGCCTGGACCAGGAGCGGCAGGGCAGGCAGCAGACGGTCACCGTGGACGAGAACGGCCCGGACGGGCCCGGTGGCCTCAGGGTGGAGCTGGACCTGCGGACGAGCTTGGGAGAGGTGGCGGTGACCCGTGGGTGA
- a CDS encoding SsgA family sporulation/cell division regulator, translated as MSAESITTTTTFHLLVPGAAPAPVEAELHYEPEDPYAVAVLFHTGQGKVEWIFARDLLADGLLTPSGEGDILVRPASDDPERVLLELNAPTGFAILSAIAEHIAEFLDLTYDVVQPGEEDLWIDFDRELAKLVSTN; from the coding sequence ATGAGCGCCGAGAGCATCACCACGACGACGACGTTCCACCTGCTGGTTCCAGGGGCCGCCCCCGCGCCGGTCGAGGCGGAGCTGCACTACGAGCCCGAGGACCCGTACGCGGTGGCCGTCCTGTTCCACACCGGTCAGGGCAAGGTGGAGTGGATCTTCGCCCGCGACCTGCTGGCCGACGGCCTGCTCACCCCGTCCGGCGAGGGCGACATCCTCGTCCGCCCGGCGAGCGACGACCCCGAGCGCGTCCTGCTGGAGCTGAACGCGCCGACCGGGTTCGCCATCCTGTCCGCCATCGCGGAGCACATCGCCGAGTTCCTGGACCTGACCTACGACGTGGTCCAGCCCGGCGAGGAGGACCTGTGGATCGACTTCGACCGGGAGCTCGCCAAGCTGGTCTCGACCAACTGA
- a CDS encoding ATP-binding protein produces the protein MVLPERRSAHPGATLIPVSGLDPDVPASRACDDQGVSTQVETTPEKAHDPVRRRRTGRVVAGVAGGVAEHLGVDVFWVRAVFAMLTALNFIGVVAYGLLWLLVPQRPTGEEEQPPSGRERQQALGLVALGIAAAVITGLTSGPLSGWITGPLAVSLVGAAVVWREADEAQRRRWVDGARTGLLGGGRTAIVRVMAGVALVAIGVGAVLVNSYGLNQLRFALLAVVATLCGVGVLTVPLWLKLINDLGEERRVRIRTEERAEIAAHLHDSVLQTLALIQKQAEQPREVRRLARGQERQLREWLYGKAGENGQPGTLAAAIAQACGEVEDAFALNVQQVVVGDCELDPNLLALVAAAREAVVNAGKHAGVAEVSVYCEVEPEQVAVFVRDRGKGFDPGGVPEDRHGLADSIRGRMERHGGETRLRTAPGEGTEVQLLMPRRTEART, from the coding sequence ATGGTGCTGCCCGAGCGCCGGTCGGCACATCCGGGAGCGACCCTGATCCCCGTCTCGGGGTTGGACCCTGATGTCCCCGCCTCGCGCGCGTGTGACGATCAGGGGGTGAGCACGCAGGTGGAGACCACCCCGGAGAAGGCGCACGACCCCGTGCGCAGGCGGCGCACCGGCCGGGTCGTCGCGGGGGTCGCGGGCGGCGTGGCCGAGCACCTGGGCGTCGACGTCTTCTGGGTGCGCGCCGTGTTCGCCATGCTGACCGCGCTGAACTTCATCGGGGTCGTCGCGTACGGCCTGCTGTGGCTGCTCGTGCCGCAGCGGCCCACGGGCGAGGAGGAGCAGCCGCCGAGCGGCCGGGAGCGCCAGCAGGCGCTCGGTCTGGTCGCGCTGGGCATCGCCGCCGCCGTGATCACCGGGCTCACGTCCGGACCGCTCAGCGGCTGGATCACCGGGCCGCTCGCGGTCTCCCTGGTCGGCGCGGCCGTGGTGTGGCGCGAGGCCGACGAGGCGCAGCGCAGGCGCTGGGTCGACGGGGCCCGCACCGGCCTGCTCGGCGGCGGGCGCACCGCGATCGTGCGGGTCATGGCGGGCGTGGCGCTGGTCGCCATCGGCGTCGGCGCGGTCCTGGTCAACAGCTACGGCCTCAACCAGCTCCGGTTCGCCCTGCTGGCCGTGGTCGCCACGCTGTGCGGCGTGGGCGTCCTCACCGTCCCGCTGTGGCTCAAGCTGATCAACGACCTGGGCGAGGAGCGCCGGGTCCGCATCCGCACCGAGGAGCGCGCCGAGATCGCCGCCCACCTGCACGACTCGGTGCTCCAGACGCTCGCGCTGATCCAGAAGCAGGCCGAGCAGCCCCGCGAGGTCCGCAGGCTCGCCAGGGGCCAGGAGCGGCAGCTGCGCGAGTGGCTGTACGGCAAGGCGGGGGAGAACGGGCAGCCGGGGACGCTGGCGGCGGCCATCGCGCAGGCCTGCGGCGAGGTGGAGGACGCCTTCGCGCTGAACGTGCAGCAGGTCGTCGTCGGCGACTGCGAGCTGGACCCCAACCTGCTGGCGCTGGTGGCCGCCGCGCGCGAGGCCGTGGTCAACGCGGGCAAGCACGCCGGGGTGGCCGAGGTGAGCGTGTACTGCGAGGTCGAGCCGGAGCAGGTCGCGGTGTTCGTGCGCGACCGGGGCAAGGGGTTCGACCCCGGCGGTGTTCCCGAGGACCGGCATGGCCTCGCGGACTCGATCCGGGGGAGGATGGAGCGGCACGGCGGTGAGACCCGCCTGCGCACGGCGCCGGGTGAGGGTACCGAGGTGCAGCTGCTGATGCCGAGGAGAACGGAGGCCCGCACGTGA
- a CDS encoding phosphotransferase produces MSDVEEEPLTGGGMTAVSRVGATVRRTAGPWTPTVHRLLERLAPQGISPVPLGFDERGREVLSYLEGEVAHPPVPEHLRGDDVLVAVARLVRRLHDASTGLVAEPGWRRPALEPAEVVCHGDLAPYNVVFRDGAPVGVIDFDWARPGPRAWDLAYTAYTLAPLSPEWGEPDEQWRRALLLFESYGIPATGLADLVLERLSDMVRMIRELPEFGKQRAEGHDHLYLGHSGYVRRHFQDR; encoded by the coding sequence ATGTCAGACGTGGAGGAGGAGCCGCTCACCGGAGGCGGGATGACGGCCGTGTCGCGGGTCGGGGCGACCGTGCGCCGGACCGCGGGGCCGTGGACGCCGACCGTGCACCGCCTGCTGGAACGCCTCGCGCCGCAAGGCATCTCGCCCGTGCCCCTGGGGTTCGACGAGCGCGGTCGCGAGGTGCTGTCCTACCTGGAGGGCGAGGTCGCGCACCCGCCGGTCCCCGAGCACCTGCGCGGGGACGACGTGCTGGTCGCGGTGGCGCGCCTGGTGCGGCGGCTGCACGACGCGTCGACCGGCCTGGTCGCCGAGCCAGGCTGGCGACGCCCCGCCCTGGAACCGGCCGAGGTGGTGTGCCACGGCGACCTCGCGCCGTACAACGTGGTGTTCCGGGACGGCGCCCCGGTCGGGGTGATCGACTTCGACTGGGCCAGGCCGGGCCCGCGCGCCTGGGACCTCGCCTACACCGCCTACACCCTGGCCCCGCTGTCACCCGAGTGGGGCGAGCCGGACGAGCAGTGGCGACGCGCCCTGCTGCTGTTCGAGTCGTACGGGATTCCCGCCACGGGCCTGGCCGACCTGGTGCTGGAGCGCCTGTCCGACATGGTCCGGATGATCCGCGAACTGCCCGAGTTCGGGAAGCAGCGCGCCGAGGGCCACGACCACCTCTACCTGGGCCACTCGGGCTACGTGCGGCGGCACTTTCAAGATCGTTAG
- a CDS encoding response regulator translates to MTVRVFLVDDHALFRAGVRAELDSITDDVEVVGEAGSVGEAVAGIGRHRPDVVLLDVHMPDGGGAEVLRQVRKALPEVVFLALSVSDAAEDVIAVIRAGARGYVTKTISSQELVRAVVRVAEGDAVFSPRLAGFVLDAFADRPGAAPISDPELDLLTPRERDVLRLLARGYAYKEIASELFISVKTVETHVSSVLRKTQLSNRYELSRWASDRRLV, encoded by the coding sequence GTGACGGTACGGGTGTTCCTGGTCGACGACCACGCGCTGTTCAGGGCGGGCGTTCGCGCCGAGCTGGACTCGATCACCGACGACGTCGAGGTGGTCGGGGAGGCGGGCTCGGTCGGCGAGGCCGTCGCGGGCATCGGCAGGCACCGGCCCGACGTGGTCCTGCTCGACGTGCACATGCCCGACGGCGGCGGCGCGGAGGTGCTGCGCCAGGTCCGCAAGGCGCTGCCCGAGGTGGTGTTCCTCGCCCTGTCGGTGTCCGACGCGGCCGAGGACGTGATCGCGGTCATCCGCGCGGGCGCGCGCGGGTACGTGACCAAGACGATCTCCAGCCAGGAGCTGGTGCGCGCCGTCGTGCGGGTGGCCGAGGGAGACGCGGTGTTCTCGCCCCGGCTGGCCGGGTTCGTGCTGGACGCCTTCGCGGACCGACCCGGCGCGGCCCCCATCAGCGATCCCGAGCTGGACCTGCTGACGCCCCGCGAGCGCGACGTGCTCCGCCTGCTCGCGCGGGGGTACGCGTACAAGGAAATCGCTTCAGAGCTGTTCATCTCCGTGAAGACGGTGGAAACCCACGTGTCGAGCGTCTTGCGGAAGACGCAGCTCTCGAACCGGTACGAACTCTCCCGCTGGGCCTCCGACCGGAGGTTGGTCTAG
- the guaA gene encoding glutamine-hydrolyzing GMP synthase: protein MADSSNRPVLVVDFGAQYAQLIARRVREAQVYSEVVPHTTPVAELLAKDPAAIVLSGGPSSVYEPGAPQVDPALFDAGVPVFGICYGFQAMAGALGGTVEHTGTREYGRTELVLPPTSGVLHDDLPGAHPVWMSHGDCVTGAPEGFTVTASSDGAPVAAFEDRERRFAGVQYHPEVGHSPHGQEVLRRFLHEIAGIRPQWTTASIVEEQVERIRAQVGEGRAICGLSGGVDSAVAAALVQRAIGDRLTCVFVDHGLLRAGERTQVERDFVASTGVNLVTVDARQRFLDALAGVTDPEEKRKIIGREFIRVFEQAERDLKAEGDYGFLVQGTLYPDVVESGGGAGAANIKSHHNVGGLPDDLQFELVEPLRALFKDEVRKVGTELGLPETIVQRQPFPGPGLGIRIIGEVTAERLDILRKADAIAREELTAAGLDRTIWQCPVVLLADVRSVGVQGDGRTYGHPIVLRPVSSEDAMTADWTRLPYEVLERVSTRITNEVAEVNRVVLDVTSKPPGTIEWE from the coding sequence GTGGCCGACAGCAGCAACCGCCCCGTCCTGGTGGTGGACTTCGGCGCGCAGTACGCGCAGTTGATCGCACGCCGGGTCCGCGAGGCCCAGGTGTACTCGGAGGTCGTCCCGCACACCACCCCGGTGGCCGAGCTGCTGGCGAAGGACCCCGCGGCCATCGTGCTGTCCGGCGGCCCGTCCAGCGTGTACGAGCCCGGCGCGCCCCAGGTGGACCCCGCCCTGTTCGACGCGGGCGTCCCGGTGTTCGGCATCTGCTACGGCTTCCAGGCGATGGCGGGGGCCCTCGGCGGCACCGTCGAGCACACCGGGACCCGCGAGTACGGCCGCACCGAGCTGGTCCTGCCCCCGACGAGCGGCGTCCTGCACGACGACCTGCCCGGCGCCCACCCGGTGTGGATGAGCCACGGCGACTGCGTCACCGGCGCCCCCGAGGGCTTCACGGTGACCGCGTCCAGCGACGGCGCCCCCGTGGCGGCCTTCGAGGACCGCGAGCGGCGCTTCGCGGGCGTCCAGTACCACCCGGAGGTCGGGCACTCCCCGCACGGCCAGGAGGTGCTCCGCCGGTTCCTGCACGAGATCGCGGGCATCCGGCCGCAGTGGACCACCGCGTCCATCGTGGAGGAGCAGGTCGAGCGCATCCGCGCCCAGGTCGGCGAGGGCCGCGCGATCTGCGGCCTGTCCGGCGGCGTGGACTCGGCGGTGGCCGCGGCGCTCGTGCAGCGCGCCATCGGCGACCGGCTGACCTGCGTGTTCGTCGACCACGGCCTGCTGCGCGCAGGCGAGCGCACCCAGGTGGAGCGCGACTTCGTGGCCTCCACCGGGGTCAACCTGGTCACCGTCGACGCGCGGCAGCGGTTCCTCGACGCGCTCGCGGGCGTGACCGACCCCGAGGAGAAGCGCAAGATCATCGGCCGGGAGTTCATCCGGGTCTTCGAGCAGGCCGAGCGCGACCTCAAGGCCGAGGGCGACTACGGCTTCCTCGTCCAGGGCACGCTCTACCCGGACGTGGTCGAGTCGGGAGGCGGCGCGGGCGCGGCGAACATCAAGAGCCACCACAACGTCGGCGGCCTCCCGGACGACCTGCAGTTCGAGCTGGTCGAGCCGCTGCGCGCGCTGTTCAAGGACGAGGTGCGCAAGGTCGGGACCGAGCTGGGCCTGCCGGAGACGATCGTGCAGCGCCAGCCGTTCCCCGGCCCCGGCCTGGGCATCCGCATCATCGGCGAGGTCACCGCAGAGCGGCTCGACATCCTGCGCAAGGCCGACGCCATCGCCCGCGAGGAGCTGACGGCGGCCGGTCTGGACCGGACGATCTGGCAGTGCCCGGTCGTGCTGCTGGCCGACGTGCGCAGCGTCGGCGTCCAGGGCGACGGCCGCACCTACGGTCACCCGATCGTGCTGCGGCCGGTGTCCAGCGAGGACGCCATGACCGCCGACTGGACCCGCCTGCCCTACGAGGTGCTGGAGCGGGTGTCCACCCGCATCACCAACGAGGTGGCCGAGGTCAACCGGGTCGTGCTCGACGTGACGAGCAAGCCGCCGGGCACCATCGAGTGGGAGTGA